AACAAATTCACAAACGAGTGATTCAAGCGGAGTTGATACTTCTACAGGTAGAAAAGTAGTTAGAAGAAGTTCAGCTAAATAAAACTTTAACTATCAGCCTTTAATTTTCTTTGATTCGTTTTTATTAAGTCTGTTGAATAGATAATATGAAATTACAAGTAAGAGAGGAACAAATATTGAATGTAATGTCATCATTAATTCTGTTTGGCCCATTCCTATAAGATTTGACTCGCTTGGAAGTTGTTCTGACCAAGTGCCAACTAAATGCCAGGCTTGAGGAATTGATAAGAAAAACATATAAGAGCTATAAGTTAAGTTTATGTTCAGATAAAGATTATCATTATTGAACGTTTTTGCTTTCTTTATTCTTATTTCTTAACTAACTGTTTGTGTAGTTATGAAAAAGAACTTGATTCATAAATTTATTTTCTTAAGAAGAGTTTTAAATTCTTTTTTACCAATAATTTTTTCAGCTGCGTAAGCACCACTTGCTGAAACAGCAGGAATTCCAATACCTGGAAATGTACTTGCCCCGCAAGTAAATAGATTTTTCACTGGAGTTTTGCAGCCAGGGAAAAGACCTTTTGCTGCAGATAATGCAGGGCCGTAACTACCGCAATAGGTATTGGTGAATTTTTTATGAGTGATTGGTGTTCCTAGCATCTTTAAATCAATCCTTTCATCTATATCAGGGATGAATTTTCGCACTGCATTAAGGAATATTGAACATCTTTCTTCTTTCAAATTTCTATATTCTAATTCCTTTGGATTTAGGTTTTCCCAAATTTCCCAAGGTTCATTTGCTGGAGTATATCCATGAAGAACATGTTTCCCTTTAGGAGCCATATTTTTATCTAAAACAGATGGGATTGAAAATACAGCTATATTTCTTTCTGCGGTTATACCTTTTTCCCACTCATCAACATGTATCGCATGTATTGGCAAATCTTTAAGACCATCAGCATCAAAACCTAAATGTATATGAAGGAAAGAATCACATTTATTTGGGTTCAAAACCTTTGTATTCCATTTTTTTGAAATTTCATTTGGAATTAACTTTTTTAAATTCCAAACATCAGTATTAGTGACGATAGATTCACACCTATAACTCTCACCATTATTAAGGGTTATACCTGTCGCTAAATTTTTATTGAAGTTAATTGTCTTTACTCTCGAAGAGAGAATTAATTCTCCTCCATTTTTTTTAAATCCATTAATTAAGGCTTTTACAATAGAATCACTACCACCTTTAGGGTATTCAAGGTATGAATCTGGTTCAAACCATTCGTTAAATAAAGTAGCCATTGCAGCTGTATTTGTATCATGCATTGACATACCACTTATCAAAAAGCTCAATAAATCAACCCAATTTCTGAGAAAAGGATCCTCTAGATGATTATTAACTAAATTCCCAAAGCCTTTATTAATTTTTGGTATTTGATTGATATTAGGTAAAAATTTTGAGGTTAAATTTATTAGATCTAAGAAATTTATTGATTCGGGAGAAAATGAGAGTAAAGGTATTTCATTTATTATTTTGCTAAGAGGTTTTATTCCGGAAATAAATGATTCCCATTCTTTAACAGATTTCTCACCTCTTAAAGTTTTAATTGTTTGTTTAAAGGGTTCTTCCCCTACATCAAGAATAAAATTGCCTTCTGGGACAATTACTTGCCAACCTTTGTATTGAAATAGTTCAACTTCTTCATCAAGTAATTTAAGAATTTGCCCAAGGGGATTAGTTGTCGGCCATTTACCAATTCCACTCCACAATGAAGGTCCTGATTCGAAAGTGTAACCTTTTCTTTTAAAACTGTGAGCAACACCTCCCGGCTGGGTATGTGCTTCACACATAAGAACTGTTTTGCCTGATAAAGCGAGGATCGAACCACAACATAATCCACCTATTCCACTACCAACTATTACAACATCGAACTTCTTCATTAATTATTTATTTTACTCTTCTCGTAGAACTAATGCTTTTTAGACAAATGTATTAGTTGAAGTTGTAATACTTAGAACAACAGCAAGGAAAAATATGTAAGGGACAGCTTTTAGGGGTATGTATCCTTGGCTTTTTGAGATGAAATCCATTAATTTAGTTACTTTATGTAAATATATTAACGAGATCTTGTTCCTTATGTGTGCCAAAAAATTATTTTTTTGGAAATATATTGAAACAAAGAAATCTTTTTGGGGAGATTTTTTAACTCAGAACATTTTTTATGAAGTTATCTTAGTATTTGATTCTTAGATTAAAGTCTATTATGAAATACTTTCCTGATATTAATGAGATAAAACTATTAGAAAAAAATTCCCAAAAAAATGGTAGCGGAATTGTATATGAGGAATTATTAGGAATATGGAAGTTTAAGTATGTATGGGGAAAGGAGTCAGATGAAATCAAAAATATATCCAGTTCGATTCTCCAAGTATTGTCGGCAAGACTCGAATTGAAAAGTAAAAATAAAGAGGATCAAATAAATTATGAAATAAAAAATTCAATTAATTTCGGATTATTAAATATTACTTTTATAGGCAGCGCAGAATTAAAAGGGATTAGACCTTTATTGGCTTTCTATTTTGAAGAATTGAAAATTAGTATTAGTAGTTTTCCTATATTTAATAAGGAATTAAAAAAACCAGAAGATAAAAAAATGCCTTTTTTCTCACTTGTAGGAATTAGCACTAAAGATAATTGGTTATGTGCTCGAGGCAGGGGTGGAGGGCTTGCAATATGGGTGAAGTCTTAATTTAGTGGTATTCCCCTGGATGATCTACCTTTCTTACGGTAACTTTATCAACTTTTTGGCCATTAAATCTTAAGAGATCATCTCCTGAAAAGTCATAACCTAAGCGTTGTCCTATTAGGGCTACATCATCTGCTGTAGAGGATGTCGTAACCTGCTTTTTTAATTCTTCATCAGATTGCATCTTAATTAAAAATTTTCTTATTTCAGAAAAACTCATTACTAGAATTTGATTGATTGATGTAAAAAATTTATAAAAATCTTTTTCTTAGTAAGAACAAGATAAATAGAAAATTATTATACTATTTTTATGACTTACTTATTCCTTTATATAATTGGCATTATTTTAATTTGGTGGATATATCGTGTTGGTTGGCTTCAGGCGCTCAAAACAGTAGTTAAAGTTTTAGTACCCTCAGCGCTCATAATCTTGTTTAACATTAAAGCTGGAAGATTACTTTTTAAAAGTCCTGTAGTCGGTTTATTAAGCGCTTTGCCTACTTCTATTTTTATTTTTAGAGGTTCATTGCCTCTAGTTAGTTATATAAATAACTGGATTGAAAAAAAAATAAATAAATATGATGATTCGGAGGTTATAGATACTGATTCTGTGCCTTTAGATGATTAATTAAAGTTAATTCAATCAAAGCCAAGAAATAATTCTTTGTGTACAACAAGAACATCAAATAAAGTTGTTCCATGAATAGGACTTAATGGAATTTTGTCTATATTTAATGCCTCTGCGCAAATTAAATGAGCATCCCATTTTGTATCGTGATCACTAATTTTAATTGACCACTCAATCACTTTGTTGAAATGATCTGGCATCTCTGAACCAATTTTTCTGCAAATTTGACATAGAACTGACAAAAGAGGAGGCTTTGATGGCCTTTTTAAATCTTTAATAAGACTTGGCTGTGTAAAAACGCTTGTATAGCGGATGTAGTCTATTAATTCATATTCTTCTTTAGTAAGAGCTGCCTTATCTAATGCTCTTTCAAATTCGTCTAAGGGGGTTATGGGCCTATCCAAGATATTAGTTGTTGCTGTTTTCTGAATCTATTTTTTCTTGATTAATTTTATTTGTTTGATTGTTTTCTATAGATTTAGGAGATTCCTCTTTATCTTCTTCTTTCATCACTTGATCGATTTCATTTTGAAATTCGTTCGATGCTTTTTTAAGACTTTTTAAAGTTTTGCCAAGCTGTTTTCCTAATTCTGGAAGCTTTTTTGGACCAAAGATTAAAAGAGCTAAGATCAGTATTACAGTAACTTCAGGCAAACCTACACCAAAAATATTCATAGCTGATAACTATTTAACTTATGAGAAAATCTATTATTAAATATAGTCAAAACACGTAAAAATTTCATTCTTGAAATAGCTTTATTAATATTAAAAAATTTTGAAAAATATTATTGTTATTAATACTCCTTTAAAGAAAACTAACCAAAGTAATTGATAATCACTCAATTTGAATTTTTTTTGGTACCAATTTATAAGAGTTTTATGTTTATCTATTAATTTTCTCATTTTTACCAAGATTATTTATCATTATCACATATTTTATTTTAATTTCTTTTATTATTGTTTTATATAATTCCTAGAGTTAATTCAAATTGAATTATTCTATTAAATTTTATTCTTTTTCTAAATTATTGAAACTATTAGCTAAATATCTAATTTCTTTTAAAAAAAATGAAGTATTTATTTGTTGTTTTTTACCTAAATTTTCTGATTTATCCAGCTGAAGCCGTTACCACAAAAATGTTTAAAGTATTGGATACCTGCGCAAGATATCGACTTGGTGAGATTGATACTAATGAGGCCATAGAAAAACTAAAATTAAAATTAACGAATTCTTCCATTAATCAGCCAAAGGACTTAGTAAGAGAATACTGCTCAGTATTTACTCCAAATGAAAAAATTGAATTTTAATCTTAGTAATACATAATCTAATTATTCTTTGTTGAACAATCTTTAACTTTGTTTCGTATTTCTTTAACTTTTTTAAAATTAGTTATTTTTAAATTAAAAATAACTCCCAAAAAAAGAATAAGAAACAAAAAAATATAAAC
This region of Prochlorococcus marinus str. GP2 genomic DNA includes:
- a CDS encoding phytoene desaturase family protein, whose product is MKKFDVVIVGSGIGGLCCGSILALSGKTVLMCEAHTQPGGVAHSFKRKGYTFESGPSLWSGIGKWPTTNPLGQILKLLDEEVELFQYKGWQVIVPEGNFILDVGEEPFKQTIKTLRGEKSVKEWESFISGIKPLSKIINEIPLLSFSPESINFLDLINLTSKFLPNINQIPKINKGFGNLVNNHLEDPFLRNWVDLLSFLISGMSMHDTNTAAMATLFNEWFEPDSYLEYPKGGSDSIVKALINGFKKNGGELILSSRVKTINFNKNLATGITLNNGESYRCESIVTNTDVWNLKKLIPNEISKKWNTKVLNPNKCDSFLHIHLGFDADGLKDLPIHAIHVDEWEKGITAERNIAVFSIPSVLDKNMAPKGKHVLHGYTPANEPWEIWENLNPKELEYRNLKEERCSIFLNAVRKFIPDIDERIDLKMLGTPITHKKFTNTYCGSYGPALSAAKGLFPGCKTPVKNLFTCGASTFPGIGIPAVSASGAYAAEKIIGKKEFKTLLKKINL
- a CDS encoding Nif11-like leader peptide family natural product precursor, whose product is MSFSEIRKFLIKMQSDEELKKQVTTSSTADDVALIGQRLGYDFSGDDLLRFNGQKVDKVTVRKVDHPGEYH
- a CDS encoding TatA/E family twin arginine-targeting protein translocase → MNIFGVGLPEVTVILILALLIFGPKKLPELGKQLGKTLKSLKKASNEFQNEIDQVMKEEDKEESPKSIENNQTNKINQEKIDSENSNN